Proteins encoded by one window of Kribbella flavida DSM 17836:
- a CDS encoding ABC transporter ATP-binding protein: MPNADSPPVFRARGLTKKYGRRGKLALDGVDLSIPPGRVIGLVGPNGAGKSTLLHLACGLIEPTAGSLTVLGSTPAANASHLARVGFVAQNTPVYGSFTVAEHLALGQKLNPAWDSALAQRRIRQVGLNPSQKAGHLSGGQRAQLALTIAAAKRPELLIFDEPAAALDPLARQGFLQNLMEFVRELGASAVLSSHLLGDIEQVCDYLIVLCDSQVQLAGDTRDLLAGHARLVAPRADFDRLPPSVEVISVEHSADHSSAIVRTGLTSGPLHPVSLEELVLAYMTRAAAGVEAANWEVAR, translated from the coding sequence ATGCCCAACGCAGACTCTCCTCCGGTGTTCCGTGCCCGGGGCTTGACCAAAAAGTACGGCCGTCGCGGCAAGCTCGCCCTCGACGGCGTCGACCTGAGCATCCCTCCCGGCCGGGTGATCGGCCTGGTCGGCCCGAACGGCGCCGGCAAGTCGACACTGCTGCATCTCGCCTGTGGCCTGATCGAACCGACCGCCGGCTCGTTGACCGTGCTGGGTTCGACGCCGGCGGCGAACGCTTCGCACCTGGCGCGCGTCGGCTTTGTCGCGCAGAACACGCCGGTCTACGGCTCGTTCACCGTGGCCGAGCATCTGGCGCTCGGCCAGAAGCTGAACCCAGCCTGGGATTCCGCCCTCGCCCAACGGCGGATCCGCCAGGTGGGACTGAACCCCAGCCAGAAGGCGGGCCATCTCTCCGGTGGTCAGCGAGCGCAACTCGCGTTGACGATCGCGGCGGCCAAGCGGCCCGAGCTGCTGATCTTCGACGAGCCCGCGGCAGCGCTGGATCCGCTCGCCCGTCAGGGGTTTCTGCAGAACCTGATGGAGTTCGTGCGCGAACTCGGCGCCAGCGCGGTCCTGTCCTCGCACCTGCTCGGCGACATCGAGCAGGTCTGCGACTACCTCATCGTGCTGTGCGACTCGCAGGTGCAGCTGGCCGGTGACACTCGTGACCTGCTGGCCGGCCACGCCCGACTGGTGGCGCCTCGCGCCGACTTCGACCGGCTGCCCCCGAGCGTCGAGGTGATCTCGGTCGAGCACAGCGCCGACCACAGCAGCGCGATCGTCCGCACCGGCCTCACATCCGGCCCGCTGCACCCGGTGTCGCTCGAAGAACTCGTCCTCGCCTACATGACCCGGGCTGCCGCCGGGGTCGAGGCCGCGAACTGGGAGGTCGCGCGATGA
- a CDS encoding ABC transporter substrate-binding protein: MTAALLAVAGCGGTEAPATVEAAGAQDGTDAYPLSYDNCGSKVTVPRAPTRAVSLNQSATEIMIRLGLGDRLAGTAYETDPVPADIAAAYRKVPLLSKGLLKHETLLEAQPDFVYSSFASFLTAQNAGERAELHKLGVPTYLTEFDCTYHASVAGGAKFEMLFDEIRAIARIFGVREAGEKLVADQQAVVDQGQELAQKVAGKPKLVWFYSTAASSATPSVAGPGGLPQTVTEMLGAENLFDDASTKWPEVSWDEIAARKPDAIVLADLTRGYPGDTAKEKIAFLKRDPLTNKMDAVRNDRFIVVPGQAMDPSIHSVEAISAVAQGLVRLGAPR, encoded by the coding sequence GTGACTGCTGCGCTACTCGCCGTCGCGGGGTGCGGTGGCACCGAGGCCCCCGCCACCGTCGAGGCGGCCGGCGCGCAGGACGGGACGGACGCCTACCCGCTCAGCTACGACAACTGTGGGTCGAAGGTGACCGTGCCGCGCGCGCCCACTCGGGCGGTGTCGCTCAACCAGTCCGCGACGGAGATCATGATCCGGCTGGGGCTCGGCGACCGGCTGGCCGGTACGGCGTACGAGACCGATCCGGTGCCGGCCGACATCGCGGCGGCGTACCGGAAGGTTCCGCTGCTCAGCAAGGGTTTGCTCAAGCACGAGACGCTGCTCGAGGCGCAGCCGGACTTTGTCTACTCGTCGTTCGCCTCGTTCTTGACCGCGCAGAACGCCGGCGAGCGGGCCGAGCTGCACAAGCTCGGGGTGCCGACGTACCTGACCGAGTTCGACTGCACCTACCACGCGTCCGTGGCGGGCGGTGCGAAGTTCGAGATGCTGTTCGACGAGATCCGGGCGATCGCCCGGATCTTCGGTGTCCGGGAGGCGGGGGAGAAGCTGGTCGCCGATCAGCAGGCGGTCGTGGACCAGGGCCAGGAACTCGCGCAGAAGGTCGCCGGTAAGCCCAAGCTGGTGTGGTTCTACTCGACCGCGGCGTCGTCGGCCACGCCGTCGGTGGCAGGCCCGGGCGGTCTGCCGCAGACGGTGACGGAGATGCTCGGAGCCGAGAACCTGTTCGACGATGCCTCGACCAAGTGGCCCGAGGTCAGCTGGGACGAGATCGCGGCGCGGAAACCGGACGCGATCGTGCTGGCGGACCTGACCCGTGGGTACCCGGGCGACACGGCCAAGGAGAAGATCGCGTTCCTCAAGCGCGACCCGTTGACGAACAAGATGGACGCCGTTCGCAACGACCGCTTCATCGTCGTACCAGGGCAGGCGATGGATCCCTCGATCCACAGTGTCGAGGCGATCTCCGCGGTCGCGCAGGGACTCGTGCGGCTGGGCGCGCCGCGATGA
- a CDS encoding response regulator: protein MTLKVLLADDQAMIRRGLRLILEDQPDITVVGEAADGAEAIELARRLRPDVCLVDIRMPKLDGLEVTRALAGPQVKDPIRVVVVTTFDLDEYVYGALRGGAAGFVVKDAGPALLVEAVRAACNGEALVSPSITLRLLSHLNATAPRGRGMPSPELSGRALEVVRAIARGRTNQEIAAELFISLSTVKSHLAAIQAKLGVRNRTEIAVWAWENHLVSSPGDGSATGRTQ, encoded by the coding sequence ATGACCCTCAAGGTTCTGCTCGCCGACGACCAGGCGATGATCCGTAGAGGGCTGCGGCTGATCCTGGAAGACCAGCCCGACATCACCGTCGTCGGGGAGGCCGCGGACGGCGCCGAGGCGATCGAACTGGCCAGGCGGTTGCGGCCGGACGTGTGCCTGGTCGACATCAGGATGCCCAAACTCGACGGGCTCGAGGTCACGCGCGCACTGGCCGGCCCGCAGGTCAAGGATCCGATCCGCGTCGTCGTGGTTACCACGTTCGACCTCGACGAGTACGTGTACGGCGCGCTGCGCGGCGGTGCGGCCGGCTTCGTCGTCAAGGACGCCGGGCCGGCCCTGCTGGTCGAGGCTGTGCGCGCCGCCTGCAACGGCGAGGCACTGGTCTCGCCGTCGATCACCCTGCGGCTGCTCAGCCACCTGAACGCGACGGCACCCCGCGGTCGTGGGATGCCGTCGCCAGAGCTGTCCGGGCGGGCGCTCGAGGTGGTGCGGGCGATCGCGCGAGGCCGCACCAACCAGGAGATCGCCGCCGAACTGTTCATCTCACTCAGTACCGTCAAGAGTCACCTGGCGGCGATCCAGGCCAAGCTCGGGGTGCGCAACCGGACCGAGATCGCGGTCTGGGCCTGGGAGAACCACCTGGTCAGCTCGCCCGGCGACGGATCCGCCACAGGCCGAACGCAGTGA
- a CDS encoding class I SAM-dependent methyltransferase: MTGTPKPIERLIQRWDDQQAAYINHREQRFAIMGDVLAQLCAGSDEFTADGAGLTVLDLACGPGSLAGRILERFSGARVIGLDYDPVLLALAETWLTGRYGDRFTAVDADLAGAAWVRQLPAGPVHAAVSSTALHWLKPAELVAVYATLGELLPTDGVFMNADHLRYDPRSQPFLTELAALDDEQTQRLAHDGGAQTWDEWWTDAVEIPELGQRLAERERRFADRPPTPHAPLGLHLQALGAAGFGETGTIWRHYDDVVVFARR, translated from the coding sequence ATGACCGGGACGCCGAAGCCGATCGAGCGGCTCATCCAGCGCTGGGACGACCAGCAGGCCGCCTACATCAACCACCGCGAGCAGCGCTTCGCGATCATGGGGGACGTGCTGGCGCAGCTCTGTGCCGGGTCGGACGAGTTCACCGCCGACGGCGCGGGGCTGACCGTGCTCGACCTGGCGTGCGGTCCGGGAAGTCTCGCCGGGCGGATCCTGGAGCGCTTCTCCGGGGCTCGCGTGATCGGCCTCGACTACGACCCTGTCCTGCTCGCGCTCGCCGAGACCTGGCTCACCGGCCGGTACGGCGACCGCTTCACCGCGGTCGACGCGGACCTCGCCGGAGCAGCTTGGGTGAGGCAGTTGCCGGCCGGCCCGGTGCACGCTGCCGTGTCGTCGACCGCTCTGCACTGGCTGAAGCCGGCTGAGCTCGTCGCCGTCTACGCGACTCTCGGGGAGCTGCTGCCGACGGACGGCGTGTTCATGAACGCCGATCACCTGCGCTACGACCCGCGGTCCCAGCCGTTCCTCACCGAACTGGCCGCCCTGGATGACGAGCAGACTCAGCGCTTGGCGCACGACGGGGGAGCGCAGACCTGGGACGAGTGGTGGACCGACGCCGTGGAGATCCCCGAGCTCGGGCAGCGGCTGGCCGAGCGCGAACGCAGGTTCGCGGACCGGCCGCCTACTCCGCATGCGCCGCTCGGGCTGCACCTGCAGGCGCTCGGAGCCGCGGGGTTCGGCGAGACAGGGACCATTTGGCGGCACTACGACGACGTCGTGGTGTTCGCGCGGCGATGA
- a CDS encoding sensor histidine kinase translates to MTIPDRWVGVLSTAGLGVAFLVAIAVQSLAVAQTWGAAYWVPGCVAAVVVCGVALVRRRERFWTAVAGLVVAALAVLVPLLPDTRLPVGLGPALVLGLAVLIGSAVRALSPVQAGAIAGAGLLIVAGQFAVKPASAVPAIAAAAWLAGVGTGLLLRRLDDRARNLADRVRRAERLELARELHDIVAHHVTGMLIQTQATQVIARRTPEKVPESLIEIEAAGTEAMAAMRRVLGLLRDTDDAAPATPRPEGLTALVERFSRQGPPVHLTMPDDESDWPPEVTSTVHRIVQEALTNVLRHASHATSLDVTVARDAEAVTVEVADNAPANPGRLHHRAGYGLIGMRERVETLGGFLYAGPRPGVPGWSVRATLPVPHRTAPARSLPIEEPR, encoded by the coding sequence GTGACCATTCCGGACCGATGGGTCGGGGTCCTGTCCACCGCCGGGCTCGGGGTCGCCTTCCTGGTCGCCATCGCCGTGCAGTCGCTCGCGGTCGCCCAGACCTGGGGAGCGGCGTACTGGGTTCCCGGTTGTGTCGCCGCCGTCGTGGTGTGTGGCGTCGCGCTCGTGCGCCGGCGGGAACGCTTCTGGACCGCGGTCGCGGGTCTCGTCGTGGCCGCGCTGGCGGTCCTCGTTCCGCTGCTGCCCGACACCCGGCTGCCCGTCGGTCTGGGACCTGCCTTGGTGCTCGGCTTGGCGGTGCTCATCGGATCCGCAGTACGAGCTCTGTCGCCCGTGCAGGCCGGGGCCATCGCCGGCGCCGGCCTGCTGATCGTCGCCGGCCAGTTCGCCGTCAAGCCCGCGTCGGCGGTCCCTGCCATCGCCGCAGCCGCCTGGCTTGCGGGCGTCGGGACCGGCCTGTTGCTGCGCAGACTCGACGACCGCGCCAGGAACCTCGCCGACCGGGTACGCCGGGCCGAGCGGCTGGAGCTTGCCCGGGAACTGCACGACATCGTGGCGCACCACGTCACCGGCATGCTGATCCAGACGCAGGCGACGCAGGTCATCGCCCGGCGTACTCCGGAGAAGGTGCCCGAATCGCTGATCGAGATCGAAGCTGCTGGTACCGAGGCCATGGCAGCGATGCGCCGTGTCCTCGGGCTGTTGCGCGACACCGACGACGCAGCCCCCGCCACGCCCAGGCCTGAAGGCTTGACCGCACTGGTCGAACGCTTCAGCCGGCAAGGCCCGCCGGTGCACCTGACCATGCCCGACGACGAGAGCGACTGGCCGCCGGAAGTGACCAGTACCGTCCACCGGATCGTGCAGGAGGCGCTGACCAACGTCCTGCGACACGCGAGCCACGCCACTTCGCTCGACGTCACTGTCGCCCGCGACGCCGAAGCGGTCACCGTTGAGGTCGCCGACAACGCCCCTGCGAATCCGGGCCGCCTTCACCACCGCGCGGGGTACGGACTGATCGGCATGCGCGAACGCGTCGAAACGCTCGGCGGCTTCCTGTACGCCGGCCCGCGGCCCGGCGTACCGGGCTGGTCGGTCCGCGCCACCCTGCCTGTTCCCCACCGAACCGCGCCCGCCAGGAGCTTGCCCATCGAGGAGCCGAGATGA
- a CDS encoding ABC transporter permease subunit, which produces MIWLTLRQFRIQALVGAGALAVVTAYLLYYGGEIRDGYDVYRASCRSVADCAQATSQFRSAHQNTLLFLATGLALVPAVIGAFWGAPMIARELENGTHRLVWNQSVTRRRWLLTKLLLVGTAALVLTGGCAAALTWAAQPFDEVVQDDFQAFVFGARNIAPIGYAALAFTFGTVVGLVLRRTLPAMAVTLVVFIAFQFFFPTVIRPGLLPADKITLPITAAAVNQAQSLGSIGGGSVVNGLKIPGAPDAWIAETSPMRTADGKDLDGTRFNKCLDSPPKTGASGTFGDAAVCLAKLGLHVDVRYHPRSRYWPLQWLETGTYLVISGLLTAFGLWRIRRRAS; this is translated from the coding sequence ATGATCTGGCTGACCCTGCGGCAGTTCCGCATCCAGGCCCTCGTCGGCGCCGGCGCGCTGGCCGTCGTCACGGCGTACCTCCTGTACTACGGCGGCGAGATCCGCGACGGGTACGACGTCTACCGAGCCAGTTGCCGCAGCGTGGCCGACTGCGCCCAGGCGACGAGTCAGTTCCGCAGCGCTCACCAGAACACCCTGTTGTTCCTCGCGACCGGGCTTGCCCTGGTTCCGGCCGTGATCGGAGCGTTCTGGGGCGCACCGATGATCGCCCGGGAACTCGAGAACGGCACGCACCGGCTGGTGTGGAACCAGAGCGTCACCCGTCGGCGCTGGCTTCTCACCAAGCTCTTGCTGGTCGGTACGGCGGCCCTCGTGCTCACCGGTGGCTGCGCCGCTGCGCTGACCTGGGCGGCCCAGCCGTTCGACGAGGTCGTCCAGGACGACTTCCAGGCGTTCGTCTTCGGCGCGCGCAACATCGCGCCGATCGGCTACGCCGCGCTGGCTTTCACGTTCGGCACGGTCGTCGGACTCGTCCTGCGCCGGACGCTGCCCGCGATGGCCGTGACGCTCGTCGTCTTCATCGCCTTCCAGTTCTTCTTCCCTACCGTGATCCGGCCCGGTCTGCTGCCGGCCGACAAGATCACGCTGCCGATCACGGCCGCAGCCGTCAACCAGGCGCAGAGCCTGGGCAGCATCGGCGGGGGCTCCGTCGTCAACGGCCTGAAGATCCCGGGCGCGCCGGACGCGTGGATCGCCGAGACCAGCCCGATGCGCACCGCGGACGGCAAGGATCTCGACGGGACCCGGTTCAACAAGTGTCTCGACAGCCCGCCCAAGACGGGCGCGAGCGGCACGTTCGGCGACGCGGCGGTATGCCTGGCCAAGCTCGGCCTTCACGTCGATGTGCGCTATCACCCGCGCAGCCGCTACTGGCCGCTGCAGTGGCTGGAGACCGGGACCTACCTGGTGATCAGCGGACTGCTCACTGCGTTCGGCCTGTGGCGGATCCGTCGCCGGGCGAGCTGA
- a CDS encoding metal transporter has product MYDLGLAIVFVLGIAWTAFMLMTSWGGTSWVFCSAVSVVVGGLALLRERQLLLTTIAGLAVTGIAVAVSLSAAEDLPQEPAPVTALALAVLVGSAIRTLPIGQVAAVAVGGVVIVGATWFEGSTAVTVLATTGMVAALVVGPVLRVLDRVRRPQALAGESVV; this is encoded by the coding sequence TTGTACGACCTCGGGCTCGCCATCGTGTTCGTGCTGGGGATCGCCTGGACGGCGTTCATGCTGATGACCAGTTGGGGCGGCACCTCCTGGGTGTTCTGTTCTGCGGTCTCGGTCGTCGTCGGCGGCCTCGCGCTGCTGCGCGAGCGGCAGTTGCTCCTGACGACGATTGCAGGCCTCGCCGTGACGGGGATTGCCGTCGCCGTGTCGCTCAGTGCCGCGGAGGATCTGCCGCAGGAGCCGGCGCCCGTTACGGCGCTGGCTTTGGCAGTGCTCGTCGGTTCGGCGATCAGGACGCTTCCGATCGGCCAGGTCGCGGCGGTCGCCGTGGGTGGCGTCGTGATCGTCGGGGCCACCTGGTTCGAGGGCTCCACTGCCGTGACGGTCCTGGCCACGACGGGGATGGTCGCCGCGCTCGTCGTGGGACCGGTCTTGCGCGTTCTCGATCGCGTTCGCCGTCCCCAGGCCCTGGCCGGTGAGTCGGTAGTCTGA
- a CDS encoding ABC transporter ATP-binding protein — MTAVVASGIDWTAGGVRILDGVDLEARAGEVLGVLGPNGAGKTSLLRILAGLRRPDRGTVLLGGQPLRGAARRTVARRLAIVEQSPEVHSDITVDETVALGRTPYRGTFAPLGRADHAAIDYALAVTGMSAYRDRSWQTLSGGERQRAQLARALAQEPETIVLDEPTNHLDIRYQLETLTLLRGLGLTVVTALHDLNLAARFCDRLAVLAQGRVVATGAPAEVLTATLIQQVYAVDAVVERSAHTGAPSATYLGPSSRSG; from the coding sequence GTGACCGCCGTGGTTGCCTCCGGCATCGACTGGACGGCCGGCGGTGTCCGCATCCTCGACGGAGTGGACCTCGAAGCGCGCGCGGGGGAGGTGCTCGGTGTGCTCGGTCCCAACGGTGCGGGCAAAACCTCGCTGCTTCGCATCCTGGCCGGCCTTCGGCGCCCGGACCGGGGGACCGTCCTGCTCGGCGGACAGCCGCTGCGGGGCGCCGCCCGGCGTACCGTCGCACGGCGACTGGCGATCGTCGAGCAGTCGCCGGAGGTCCACTCCGACATCACGGTGGACGAGACCGTCGCGCTCGGCCGTACGCCGTACCGCGGTACCTTCGCCCCACTCGGCCGGGCCGACCACGCCGCGATCGACTACGCCCTCGCGGTGACCGGAATGAGTGCCTACCGCGACCGTTCGTGGCAAACCCTGTCCGGCGGCGAACGGCAGCGCGCCCAGCTCGCCCGGGCCTTGGCCCAGGAGCCGGAAACCATCGTGCTCGACGAGCCGACGAACCACCTCGACATCCGCTACCAACTCGAGACGCTCACCCTCCTGCGCGGCCTCGGGCTCACGGTCGTGACAGCGCTGCACGACCTCAACCTGGCCGCGCGGTTCTGCGATCGACTCGCGGTGCTCGCCCAGGGCCGGGTGGTCGCCACTGGAGCTCCGGCGGAGGTCTTGACCGCGACTCTGATCCAGCAGGTCTACGCCGTCGATGCCGTGGTCGAACGCTCTGCCCATACCGGAGCTCCGAGCGCGACCTATCTCGGCCCATCCTCACGGTCAGGCTGA
- a CDS encoding spore photoproduct lyase family protein, producing MLTVRLTSGALRDRRSPGWRGSRPQQTAERHPEARPGVVQGNGHLRFTRRPKLWTPKHVLVTRSAGERAHTREVLARVEAAGVTDITLLRSDRISGLGGEDERAAYARAKATLAVVVSPPSARKLQPIAPSADWRLDLARGCPAHCQYCYLAGSLSGPPITRVYADLDDILAGMDAYVGRGTVTSTRTARAGEGTTYEASCYTDPLGIEPVTGSLAAAITHVGTHAFPGPVQLRATTKYGAVDGLLDLPHGGRTRIRASVNADSVAGRFEGGTDPVAVRLAGLGALARAGYPVGLTIAPIMPVEGWREQYTALLESAAAALPADADLTVECITHRFTPGSKEVLESWYPRTKLEMDPERRSRKFGKFGAVKYVYTAAEMRELRTWFDIALADHLPAARSLYWT from the coding sequence ATCCTCACGGTCAGGCTGACGTCGGGAGCCCTTCGGGATCGGCGCTCACCGGGGTGGCGCGGGTCACGCCCGCAGCAGACCGCAGAACGGCATCCCGAGGCTCGGCCCGGTGTTGTACAAGGTAATGGACATCTCCGGTTCACCCGCCGCCCGAAGCTGTGGACTCCCAAGCACGTGCTCGTCACGCGCTCGGCCGGCGAGCGCGCGCACACCCGCGAGGTGCTCGCCCGGGTCGAGGCCGCCGGCGTCACCGACATCACGTTGCTGCGCTCGGACCGCATCAGCGGGCTCGGCGGCGAGGACGAGCGCGCAGCCTACGCCCGGGCCAAGGCCACGCTCGCCGTCGTGGTCAGTCCGCCCTCGGCACGCAAACTGCAGCCGATTGCGCCCAGCGCCGACTGGCGACTCGACCTGGCCCGCGGCTGCCCCGCCCACTGCCAGTACTGCTACCTGGCAGGGTCGCTCAGCGGGCCGCCGATCACCCGCGTGTACGCCGATCTCGACGACATTCTCGCCGGCATGGACGCCTATGTCGGGCGCGGCACCGTCACCTCCACCCGTACCGCGCGGGCCGGCGAGGGCACGACGTACGAGGCGTCCTGCTACACCGATCCGCTCGGTATCGAGCCGGTGACGGGCAGCCTCGCCGCGGCCATTACGCACGTCGGCACCCACGCGTTTCCCGGGCCGGTGCAGCTGCGGGCGACGACCAAGTACGGCGCCGTCGACGGCCTGCTCGACCTTCCGCACGGCGGCCGCACCCGCATCCGTGCCTCGGTCAACGCCGACAGCGTCGCGGGCCGGTTCGAGGGCGGCACCGATCCGGTCGCTGTCCGCCTCGCGGGACTGGGTGCGCTGGCCCGCGCCGGCTACCCGGTGGGGCTGACGATTGCTCCGATCATGCCGGTGGAGGGCTGGCGCGAGCAGTACACCGCGCTGCTCGAGTCGGCGGCTGCAGCGCTGCCCGCCGACGCCGACCTCACCGTCGAGTGCATCACCCACCGCTTCACGCCGGGCAGCAAGGAGGTGCTGGAGTCCTGGTACCCGCGCACCAAGCTGGAGATGGACCCTGAGCGTCGCAGCCGCAAGTTCGGCAAGTTCGGCGCCGTCAAGTACGTGTACACAGCAGCTGAGATGCGTGAGCTGCGCACCTGGTTCGACATCGCGCTGGCAGATCATCTCCCAGCAGCCCGCTCGCTCTACTGGACCTGA
- a CDS encoding FecCD family ABC transporter permease: protein MTKLLKAPSADTVDPEPVAGRRGFAGRMRSTLLIGSFGGALLVSIVVAAFVGTANIGAADVLGIILRHLRLGDLAPVPAPSPLIDALIWESRLPRVLLAGVIGLGLSVCGAVLQSITRNPLAEPYLLGVSSGASTGAVSVMILGLGSGAVTLSTGAFAGALAAFAIVLLLIGGGRVSNPARVVLTGVLVSQFFSALTSLVLMLDGDADATRAFTYWLLGSLGGARWPSLTVAAVVIVAGALCCLFFAPALDAFVFGWDTAASLGIDVTKVRVVLMVLTAVMTAAAVAASGAIGFIGLLVPHIARLLAGGTHRLLLPLTGLGGAIFLIWVDAFARTAFSPREVPVGVITALIGAPVFALVLRKAARQ from the coding sequence ATGACCAAGCTCCTGAAGGCGCCCTCGGCCGACACCGTCGACCCGGAGCCGGTGGCCGGCCGGCGGGGATTTGCCGGCCGGATGCGCTCGACCTTGCTCATCGGTTCGTTCGGCGGCGCACTGCTGGTCTCGATTGTGGTGGCGGCGTTCGTCGGTACGGCGAACATCGGCGCTGCCGACGTCCTGGGCATCATCCTGCGTCATCTCCGGCTCGGCGACCTGGCACCCGTTCCGGCGCCGTCTCCGCTGATCGACGCGCTGATCTGGGAGTCGCGGCTGCCCCGCGTGCTGCTCGCGGGCGTGATCGGACTGGGCTTGTCGGTCTGCGGCGCGGTGTTGCAGTCGATCACCCGCAATCCGCTCGCCGAGCCGTACCTGCTCGGGGTCAGCTCAGGGGCCTCGACGGGCGCGGTGTCGGTGATGATCCTGGGCCTCGGATCCGGCGCCGTCACGCTGTCGACGGGGGCTTTCGCCGGCGCCTTGGCGGCGTTCGCGATCGTGCTGCTGCTCATCGGTGGTGGACGGGTGTCCAACCCCGCGCGGGTGGTGCTGACCGGCGTACTGGTGTCGCAGTTCTTCTCGGCGCTCACCTCGCTGGTGCTGATGCTCGACGGTGACGCGGACGCCACGCGGGCCTTCACGTACTGGTTGCTCGGTTCGCTCGGCGGTGCGCGATGGCCCTCGCTGACGGTCGCTGCCGTGGTCATCGTGGCCGGCGCCCTGTGCTGCCTGTTCTTCGCTCCCGCGCTGGACGCGTTCGTTTTCGGCTGGGACACCGCTGCCTCGCTGGGGATCGACGTCACCAAGGTCAGGGTCGTGCTGATGGTGCTCACCGCCGTGATGACCGCGGCGGCCGTGGCGGCCTCCGGCGCGATCGGCTTCATCGGGCTGCTGGTGCCGCACATCGCGCGGTTGCTTGCCGGGGGCACACATCGGTTGCTGCTGCCGCTGACGGGTCTCGGCGGGGCGATCTTCCTGATCTGGGTCGACGCGTTTGCCCGGACAGCGTTCTCGCCGCGGGAGGTCCCGGTCGGGGTGATCACCGCGCTGATCGGCGCGCCGGTGTTCGCGCTCGTGCTGCGCAAGGCGGCCCGGCAGTGA
- a CDS encoding alpha/beta hydrolase, which produces MIDIAVSRLASTKPEKRRGVLLTNPGGPSPGQNYPAFLVAMGLPQSVRDSYDVIGMDPRGMGRSTPVTCDLSVEQQAAGNVPPYARHAADVTKRAAQVKQIAQQCAASKTAWMLPHTSTANTARDMDRIRVALGEAKISFAGASWGTHLGAVYTTLFPHRSDRIVLDSNVGPDGWDYPNDRLFARGFADRFPDFAKYAAANHREYGLGRTPAQVTAKYFQLAARLDTKPLQTIDGSTFRLLTFVFMYGGQQFPTLAGIWRAVNAGQEPPVPAGTTTATTAGQDADNLISARYYIICNDSRWPRSVHTYQRNVAIDRIRYPLFGAAGANIQPCAFWPEPTQPPVRITDQGPANVLLVQNLRDPATPLAGAHKLLRAFGHRATMVTADQGGHGVYPAGKNQCAKHAVTTFLTTGQRPTHSYHCTADAEPR; this is translated from the coding sequence ATGATCGACATCGCCGTGTCGCGGTTGGCCAGCACCAAGCCCGAGAAGCGGCGGGGGGTGTTGCTGACCAATCCTGGTGGGCCGTCTCCGGGGCAGAACTATCCGGCGTTTCTGGTCGCGATGGGTCTGCCGCAGAGTGTGCGCGACAGCTACGACGTGATCGGGATGGACCCGCGTGGCATGGGCCGCAGTACGCCGGTGACCTGTGACCTGAGCGTGGAGCAGCAGGCCGCGGGCAACGTTCCGCCGTACGCGCGCCACGCGGCCGACGTCACCAAGCGGGCCGCGCAGGTCAAGCAGATCGCCCAGCAGTGCGCTGCGTCGAAGACGGCCTGGATGCTGCCCCACACCAGCACCGCGAACACCGCCCGCGACATGGATCGGATCCGGGTCGCGCTGGGAGAGGCGAAGATCTCCTTCGCCGGTGCTTCCTGGGGCACCCACCTCGGCGCGGTCTACACCACGCTGTTCCCGCACCGCAGCGACCGGATCGTGCTCGACAGCAACGTCGGCCCCGACGGCTGGGACTACCCCAACGACCGCCTGTTCGCGCGCGGTTTCGCCGACCGGTTCCCCGACTTCGCCAAGTACGCCGCAGCCAACCACCGCGAGTACGGCCTGGGCCGCACACCGGCCCAGGTCACCGCGAAATACTTCCAACTCGCCGCGCGCCTGGACACCAAACCGCTCCAGACCATCGACGGCTCCACCTTCCGGCTGCTGACGTTCGTCTTCATGTACGGCGGGCAGCAGTTCCCCACCCTGGCCGGCATCTGGCGCGCCGTGAACGCCGGCCAGGAACCACCGGTCCCCGCCGGCACCACCACCGCCACCACCGCCGGCCAGGACGCGGACAACCTGATCTCGGCCCGCTACTACATCATCTGCAACGACTCCCGCTGGCCACGCTCGGTCCACACCTACCAGCGCAACGTCGCCATCGACCGGATCCGCTACCCCCTGTTCGGCGCGGCCGGCGCCAACATCCAGCCCTGCGCGTTCTGGCCCGAACCCACCCAACCCCCGGTCCGCATCACCGACCAAGGTCCCGCGAACGTGCTGCTGGTGCAAAACCTCCGCGACCCCGCCACCCCACTGGCCGGCGCCCACAAACTCCTGCGGGCCTTCGGCCACCGTGCCACCATGGTCACCGCCGACCAAGGCGGCCACGGCGTCTACCCTGCCGGCAAGAACCAGTGCGCCAAACACGCCGTCACCACCTTCCTCACCACCGGCCAACGCCCCACACACAGCTACCACTGCACAGCCGACGCAGAACCCCGCTGA